One part of the Brevundimonas sp. NIBR11 genome encodes these proteins:
- a CDS encoding glycosyltransferase: MTLISGGLMPDYGDHSVTDGSVGRPRPQALAGQRKRILVIGKYYPPFQGGIEHVTQLYVDRLSQTHDVRTMVNAHDRTSGEERLGRARLTRLRTWFSAFSQPIAPSLMWKLRLSDYDMVQFHAPNPFAGLVLWLHLACSRFRGVLVIVHHMEIHGRGLIRACVQPIYLALVRRAAWVAVSSRKNFALSRDLPADAPIVTLPFCVRADEYSISASTRAETLAWRRARYGKAPLVGFVGRHARYKGLDVLVRALAEMPNVRAVIAGDGPTRAETMTLANALGVADRIDFPGALNHADKLRLLSAIDVFAFPSTENTEAFGVSQLEAMQVGAVVVASDLPTGVTDISIDEETALVARPGDPEDLARQLTRVLTDRDLANRLRTNAAAHVERTFSEPAVLTELDRLTRVALQSPTGQPQARVR, encoded by the coding sequence GTGACCCTCATCAGCGGCGGCCTGATGCCGGACTACGGCGATCATTCCGTGACTGACGGCTCAGTGGGCCGTCCGCGCCCTCAGGCTCTGGCGGGACAGCGAAAACGCATCCTGGTCATCGGCAAATACTATCCCCCTTTCCAAGGCGGGATCGAACACGTCACCCAACTCTATGTCGACCGACTGTCGCAGACCCACGACGTCCGCACGATGGTCAACGCCCATGACCGAACGAGCGGCGAGGAGCGGTTGGGTCGCGCCAGGCTGACACGACTGCGGACCTGGTTTTCGGCCTTCTCCCAGCCGATCGCGCCCTCGCTGATGTGGAAGCTCCGTCTGTCGGACTACGACATGGTTCAATTCCACGCGCCCAACCCGTTCGCAGGGCTGGTGCTGTGGCTGCATCTGGCCTGCAGCCGGTTCCGCGGCGTGCTCGTGATCGTGCACCACATGGAGATTCACGGGCGCGGACTGATCCGCGCCTGTGTGCAGCCCATATACCTGGCTTTGGTCAGGCGCGCGGCGTGGGTCGCGGTATCGTCCCGCAAGAATTTCGCGCTGTCCCGAGACCTGCCGGCCGACGCTCCGATCGTGACTTTGCCGTTCTGCGTCCGCGCGGACGAATACTCGATCAGCGCTTCCACCAGGGCCGAGACCCTGGCCTGGCGACGTGCGCGGTATGGCAAGGCGCCGCTGGTCGGATTCGTGGGCCGGCATGCACGGTACAAGGGGCTGGACGTGCTGGTGCGGGCGCTGGCCGAAATGCCGAACGTTCGCGCGGTCATCGCAGGCGACGGGCCGACGCGGGCCGAGACCATGACGCTGGCGAACGCGCTCGGCGTCGCGGACCGGATCGACTTCCCTGGCGCGCTGAACCACGCCGACAAGCTGCGATTGCTGTCGGCCATCGACGTTTTCGCCTTCCCTTCGACCGAGAACACAGAAGCCTTCGGCGTCAGCCAGCTGGAGGCCATGCAGGTCGGCGCCGTGGTCGTGGCCAGCGACCTGCCTACCGGGGTCACGGACATCTCCATCGACGAGGAGACCGCCCTAGTCGCCCGCCCCGGAGACCCCGAGGACCTGGCCCGCCAGCTCACGCGCGTCCTGACGGACCGTGACCTGGCGAACCGGCTGAGGACGAATGCTGCCGCCCATGTCGAGCGCACCTTCTCCGAGCCGGCGGTCCTGACGGAACTGGATCGGCTGACGCGCGTGGCGCTGCAGTCGCCGACCGGCCAGCCGCAGGCACGCGTGCGATGA
- a CDS encoding oligosaccharide flippase family protein has product MKVVGLKSAWKRLRDFAASRSGKGLSAATLYQAATYLLPLITFPYLARVLGVEGFGLVGLATAVVGYALLVTEWAFGLTATQAVAQSQGDAAAVNRIIWSTLLAKTCLGLVCGAAIGIGALFAPADLRPVLWASIVTLVGMIISVDWALRGVHATTSFAATSIIGRAAAVPLIFILVRDRGDAAMAVFSLGVGGLITGALGIWRGVRMGLIGRPETGVGDAWRAIRGGAHVFGSMAMTSLYTNTVTAGLGLFAGTAQVGLFAAADRVRKPFATLLSPINLVFFPRMGELAASDPPAAERMARRLLMIQGGAALLLTLALIASAPLVVRILLGDAFDPVVPVLQIQAGLIFLTGLSNVLGLMIMLPFGMKRAFTLCILSGAIVGLTALFPLAHSHGALGASIAACLAEFSVTATMVFALRRRFSWVRLGRVRYA; this is encoded by the coding sequence ATGAAGGTCGTCGGCCTGAAATCCGCCTGGAAAAGGCTTCGTGACTTCGCGGCGTCCCGGTCGGGCAAGGGTCTGTCCGCCGCCACCCTGTATCAGGCGGCGACCTATCTGCTGCCGCTGATCACCTTCCCCTACCTGGCCCGTGTGCTGGGCGTGGAAGGGTTCGGTCTCGTCGGTCTGGCCACCGCCGTCGTCGGCTACGCCCTGCTCGTCACCGAGTGGGCGTTCGGCCTGACCGCGACCCAGGCCGTCGCCCAGAGCCAGGGGGACGCGGCGGCGGTCAACCGCATCATCTGGTCGACCCTGCTGGCGAAGACCTGTCTCGGCCTGGTCTGCGGCGCCGCGATCGGCATCGGCGCCCTGTTCGCCCCTGCCGACCTGAGGCCTGTCTTGTGGGCCTCAATCGTGACTCTTGTCGGGATGATCATCAGCGTCGACTGGGCGCTCCGTGGAGTGCACGCCACAACCAGTTTCGCCGCGACGTCCATCATCGGCCGGGCCGCTGCAGTGCCCTTGATCTTCATCCTGGTCCGCGATCGGGGGGACGCCGCCATGGCCGTATTCAGCCTGGGCGTGGGCGGTCTGATCACCGGAGCCCTCGGCATCTGGCGGGGCGTTCGAATGGGTCTGATCGGCAGGCCCGAGACGGGCGTGGGCGACGCCTGGCGGGCCATCAGAGGGGGCGCCCACGTCTTCGGCTCGATGGCCATGACCAGCCTCTACACCAACACCGTCACCGCCGGGTTGGGTCTCTTCGCGGGCACGGCCCAGGTTGGGCTATTCGCTGCGGCGGACCGGGTGAGGAAGCCGTTCGCCACCCTGCTGTCGCCGATCAATCTGGTCTTTTTCCCCCGAATGGGAGAGCTGGCGGCATCGGATCCGCCGGCGGCGGAGCGGATGGCGCGACGGCTTCTGATGATTCAGGGCGGGGCAGCATTGCTGCTCACCCTGGCGCTGATCGCGTCCGCGCCCCTGGTGGTGCGCATTCTGCTGGGCGACGCCTTCGACCCGGTGGTTCCCGTGCTGCAGATCCAGGCCGGGCTGATCTTCCTGACCGGGCTCAGCAATGTTCTGGGGCTGATGATCATGCTGCCGTTCGGGATGAAGCGGGCGTTCACCCTGTGCATCCTTTCCGGGGCCATCGTCGGCCTGACGGCTCTGTTCCCCCTGGCCCATTCGCATGGGGCGCTCGGCGCCTCGATCGCAGCCTGTCTGGCGGAGTTCAGCGTCACGGCGACCATGGTGTTCGCCCTGCGACGGCGATTCTCCTGGGTAAGACTGGGGCGCGTCCGGTATGCGTGA
- the glf gene encoding UDP-galactopyranose mutase, whose amino-acid sequence MREILIVGAGFAGAVCAERLAARGERARVIDRRPHIAGNAYDEHDAHGVLVHRYGPHIFHTNAKRIFEYLSRFTDWRFYEHRVLAEARGQQLPIPINRTTLNSLYGLELDEAGAAAFIEQARTPREKIATSEDVVLNSVGPELCDLFFRGYTKKQWGLDLSELSAGVAARIPTRTNDDDRYFTDAFQFMPSHGYTAMFARMLDHPNITVELGVDFHDIDRSSFDHIVYTGPIDAYFDHRFGPLPYRSLRFEHEHLPDVDQAQPVGTVNYPNDHAYTRITEFKHLSGQTMSGTSIVREYPTAEGDPYYPIPRPENEALFKRYRELADGEPNVTFVGRLAQYRYYNMDQVVGAALSAVEGMP is encoded by the coding sequence ATGCGTGAAATCCTGATCGTCGGCGCCGGTTTCGCGGGCGCGGTCTGCGCCGAACGCCTCGCGGCGCGTGGCGAACGGGCGCGGGTTATCGACCGGCGGCCGCACATCGCCGGCAATGCCTATGACGAACATGACGCGCACGGCGTGTTGGTCCATCGCTACGGGCCGCACATCTTCCACACCAACGCCAAACGCATCTTCGAATATCTGAGCCGTTTCACGGACTGGCGCTTCTATGAGCATCGGGTCCTGGCCGAAGCGCGCGGACAGCAGCTTCCGATCCCGATCAATCGCACGACGCTGAACAGCCTTTACGGTCTCGAACTCGACGAAGCAGGGGCCGCGGCCTTCATCGAACAGGCGCGCACCCCGCGCGAAAAGATCGCGACCAGCGAGGACGTCGTCCTCAACAGCGTCGGGCCCGAGCTCTGCGACCTGTTCTTCCGCGGCTACACGAAGAAGCAGTGGGGCCTGGACCTGTCGGAGCTTTCGGCGGGCGTGGCCGCGCGCATCCCGACCCGCACCAACGACGACGATCGCTATTTCACCGATGCGTTCCAGTTCATGCCGTCCCATGGGTACACGGCGATGTTCGCGCGAATGCTGGACCACCCCAATATCACGGTGGAGCTGGGCGTGGACTTCCACGACATCGACCGTTCGAGCTTCGACCACATCGTCTATACCGGACCGATCGACGCCTATTTCGACCACCGCTTCGGCCCCCTGCCCTATCGCAGCCTGCGGTTCGAGCACGAGCATCTGCCGGACGTGGATCAGGCCCAGCCGGTCGGGACCGTCAACTATCCGAACGACCACGCCTACACCCGCATCACTGAGTTCAAGCATCTGAGCGGGCAGACGATGTCTGGGACCTCGATCGTTCGCGAGTATCCGACGGCGGAGGGCGATCCCTACTATCCGATCCCCCGGCCCGAGAACGAGGCCCTGTTCAAGCGATACCGCGAACTGGCCGACGGAGAGCCGAACGTGACGTTCGTCGGCCGTCTGGCCCAGTACCGCTACTACAACATGGACCAGGTCGTGGGGGCCGCGCTGTCCGCTGTGGAGGGCATGCCGTGA
- a CDS encoding glycosyltransferase family 4 protein — protein sequence MKVAIYERYRLRQGASGPPGYLWYLRCGLETLGDDSIVFLEGDTATAPNRPPPSRLMQRLRDVSPGLWRLAKSYGPSELRRQVIDATRNVAELRLPDWAEVELRDGDFDLIHCHCVEDAVRAHNSLECLGLRDRTRIITTVHSPEPPYLESLAGFHGHGLHRSLERTAERGLKTIDDTAVRVSDGFIFPAAEAIEHFASWSALTKALSEKPLRYVLTGITESAQTPSTYPLPAGRLKLMFAGRHNEVKGYDLLSSAAPLLERHDAVMVVAGAAGPLPTPEHPRWCELGWISNARSVMSRCDAFVLPNKATYFDLVALEVLAAGRMLIASRTGGNKVLERLSDGVLLFDPTEAGLRGALEEVAALDANELARRGASNRAAFDRHFTATRFAEKYLVAIRSLAAGASGAVDEPSDRNVSLCA from the coding sequence GTGAAAGTCGCGATCTACGAACGATACAGGCTGCGACAAGGCGCCAGCGGTCCGCCCGGCTATCTCTGGTACCTACGCTGCGGCCTCGAGACCCTCGGCGACGACTCGATCGTGTTTCTGGAAGGCGACACGGCGACGGCGCCGAACCGCCCCCCGCCCTCGCGGTTAATGCAGCGGCTTCGCGACGTCAGCCCAGGCCTGTGGAGGCTGGCCAAGTCCTATGGCCCCTCGGAACTGAGACGCCAGGTCATCGACGCCACCAGGAACGTCGCCGAGCTCCGTCTGCCCGATTGGGCCGAAGTCGAACTGCGGGACGGCGATTTCGACCTCATTCACTGCCACTGCGTGGAGGACGCCGTCCGGGCGCACAACTCGCTCGAATGCCTGGGATTGCGAGACCGGACACGCATCATCACCACGGTCCATTCGCCCGAGCCGCCCTATCTGGAAAGCCTGGCGGGCTTCCACGGGCATGGCCTTCACCGATCGCTGGAACGGACCGCCGAGCGAGGGCTAAAGACCATCGACGACACGGCCGTGCGGGTGTCCGACGGCTTCATCTTCCCGGCGGCGGAGGCGATCGAGCATTTCGCCTCGTGGTCCGCCCTGACCAAAGCGCTCTCCGAGAAACCGCTTCGGTACGTGCTGACGGGCATCACCGAGTCGGCCCAAACGCCGTCCACATATCCGTTGCCCGCCGGCAGGCTCAAGCTGATGTTCGCCGGACGGCACAACGAGGTGAAGGGCTACGACCTTCTCAGCTCGGCGGCGCCGCTGCTGGAACGGCATGATGCGGTGATGGTCGTCGCCGGGGCCGCCGGCCCGCTGCCGACACCCGAGCATCCGCGATGGTGCGAGTTGGGGTGGATCTCCAATGCCCGCAGCGTGATGAGCCGGTGCGACGCCTTCGTGCTGCCGAACAAGGCCACCTATTTCGACCTCGTCGCCCTGGAGGTCCTCGCCGCCGGAAGGATGTTGATCGCGAGCCGGACGGGCGGCAACAAGGTTCTGGAGCGGCTGTCCGACGGCGTCCTGTTGTTCGATCCCACCGAGGCCGGTCTGAGGGGCGCGCTGGAGGAGGTCGCCGCCCTGGACGCGAACGAACTCGCCCGACGCGGGGCATCGAACCGCGCGGCCTTCGACCGGCATTTCACCGCGACCAGGTTCGCCGAGAAATACCTCGTGGCCATCCGGTCGCTCGCTGCGGGCGCCAGCGGCGCCGTGGACGAGCCTTCGGATCGGAACGTCTCCCTTTGCGCATAG
- a CDS encoding glycosyltransferase family 4 protein encodes MRIVLTSGHKADWDAGASSVYLNLHQQLGSLNHDTSIHHYDRYGASGAVGRLAGLVDPLLLDRVLYDEVKQADVVDVTGGLGWKLFDRLGREAGGRAPLRVCHLHGLEFKDDQARMMEEASQLLKTPLLYRLFGRHLRNWHEFRAIRNADLVICHSSREADAIQVAGLKGENQIAVVPLGVDSGPVKPRDFTVAAIRILWWGSWTERKGRAYLPRTLELIAREVPEVTLTIGGCSSEKASILRAFGPAMASRVEVLPFVSRAQQSDIMDEHDVFLFPSISEGFGLALLEAMSRGMPCVTTYTGMYDWLEHGRNCCVVPMQAPSATARQIVTLLRSPALRSALSAEAIETAHALTWRNFAEGVAQAYALHLERRTGRC; translated from the coding sequence TTGCGCATAGTCCTGACATCCGGTCACAAGGCCGACTGGGATGCGGGGGCGTCGAGCGTCTATCTGAACCTGCATCAGCAGCTCGGTTCACTGAACCACGACACGTCGATCCATCACTACGACCGCTACGGAGCGTCGGGAGCGGTGGGTCGGCTCGCCGGTCTGGTCGATCCCTTGCTGCTCGATCGGGTGCTGTACGACGAAGTCAAACAGGCTGACGTTGTCGATGTGACGGGCGGCCTGGGCTGGAAACTGTTCGACCGGCTCGGTCGGGAGGCCGGCGGCCGCGCCCCGCTTCGCGTCTGTCATCTCCACGGGCTGGAGTTCAAGGACGACCAGGCGCGAATGATGGAAGAAGCCTCCCAGCTCCTGAAAACGCCGCTCCTTTACAGGCTCTTCGGCCGACATCTGCGGAACTGGCATGAGTTTCGGGCGATCAGGAACGCCGATCTGGTCATCTGCCACAGTTCGAGGGAAGCCGACGCCATTCAGGTGGCGGGGCTGAAGGGCGAAAACCAGATCGCCGTCGTTCCCCTGGGCGTCGATTCCGGCCCCGTGAAACCGCGAGACTTCACCGTGGCCGCGATCCGCATCCTGTGGTGGGGCTCTTGGACCGAGCGAAAGGGTCGGGCCTATCTGCCGCGCACGCTCGAACTGATCGCCCGGGAGGTTCCCGAGGTGACCCTGACGATCGGCGGCTGCAGCTCGGAGAAAGCCAGCATCCTCCGTGCGTTCGGTCCGGCGATGGCCAGTCGCGTTGAAGTCCTGCCGTTCGTGTCGCGGGCGCAGCAAAGCGACATCATGGACGAGCACGACGTCTTCCTGTTCCCGTCGATTTCAGAGGGGTTCGGCCTAGCGCTGCTGGAGGCGATGTCGCGTGGGATGCCTTGCGTCACGACCTACACCGGAATGTACGACTGGCTGGAACACGGCCGGAACTGCTGCGTGGTCCCGATGCAGGCGCCCTCCGCGACGGCTCGCCAGATCGTGACCCTTCTCCGGAGCCCGGCGTTGAGGTCGGCCCTGTCCGCCGAGGCGATCGAGACGGCCCACGCATTGACCTGGCGAAACTTCGCCGAAGGGGTGGCGCAGGCCTACGCGCTTCATCTGGAACGACGGACCGGGCGATGCTGA
- a CDS encoding glycosyltransferase family A protein, with translation MLISVLVPTYRRPDDLARCLAGLERQTRRADEVVVVHREDDLETRTVLSRFAKTLPVVAAAVSGPGAVRAYNLGLDTAAGDLVAITDDDAIPHTDWLARIETHFAANETLGAVGGRDVVHEDGVAIAASRSVVGRIQWFGRVIGNHHLGRDGPRPVHVLKGVNMSFRRAAITGRRFDARLRGAGAQVHLEIGLCTAVLKAGWGVVYDPEVRVDHFPARRHDDDQRTGFSAGAQVDAVHNETLALLDYLPWARRGLFVLWATIVGTRQSPGAALALLTANRREGRDRFAATMKGRAQGIGTWLRTR, from the coding sequence ATGCTGATCTCGGTCCTGGTCCCCACCTACCGGCGTCCGGACGATCTGGCGCGCTGTCTCGCCGGTCTGGAAAGGCAGACCCGGCGCGCGGACGAAGTGGTCGTCGTCCATCGCGAGGACGATCTCGAAACCCGCACCGTCCTCAGCCGGTTCGCAAAGACCCTGCCCGTCGTCGCGGCGGCGGTGAGTGGTCCGGGCGCTGTCAGGGCCTACAACCTCGGCCTGGACACGGCGGCGGGGGACCTCGTCGCGATCACCGACGATGATGCGATCCCGCACACGGACTGGCTGGCGCGGATCGAGACGCATTTCGCGGCCAATGAAACACTCGGCGCCGTGGGCGGCCGGGATGTCGTGCACGAGGACGGCGTCGCCATCGCCGCGAGCCGATCCGTCGTCGGGCGCATACAGTGGTTCGGTCGGGTGATCGGCAACCACCATCTGGGGCGCGACGGACCGCGACCTGTGCATGTGCTCAAGGGCGTGAACATGAGTTTCCGGCGCGCCGCCATAACGGGCCGCCGGTTCGATGCCCGACTGAGAGGCGCCGGCGCGCAGGTCCATCTCGAGATCGGCCTCTGCACCGCTGTTCTCAAAGCCGGATGGGGCGTCGTCTACGATCCGGAGGTGCGGGTGGATCATTTTCCCGCTCGGCGGCACGACGACGATCAGAGAACGGGCTTCTCCGCCGGAGCGCAGGTCGACGCCGTCCACAACGAGACTTTGGCCCTGCTCGACTATCTGCCGTGGGCGCGCAGAGGTCTGTTCGTCCTGTGGGCGACGATCGTCGGCACGCGGCAGTCGCCCGGGGCGGCGCTAGCGCTGCTGACGGCGAACCGGCGAGAGGGGCGAGACCGCTTCGCCGCCACGATGAAGGGACGAGCGCAAGGGATCGGGACATGGTTGCGCACACGCTGA
- a CDS encoding glycosyltransferase family 4 protein: MRIVIVTHCFKASDGQGRVNAEVARAAALAGHQVHLIADEVAPDLVEAPGITWTRATHGPLPTALLKYAWFWASSGLALRKVRKGADVVVVNGSVTAGRSDLNAVHFVHGGWRASRHYRTAGGLKGLYQTLLGRLNIISERRAFDRSRLLTAVSPAVAEEIRRVRPSASIEIIPNGVDCQEFHPRDAGEVRPKEAVILFAGDIRTSRKNLDTVLQALTRLPGARLHVAGDTTGSPYPEMARSLGLQDRVRFLGQRGDMADVMRDADLFVFPSRYEPFGLVILEALATGLPVVTTVAAGAAELVRDADGVVLQDPDDVEALARETGVLLADAARMARAGLAGRRIAVEHSWDRMARRYIDAFERLAPTTSTAS; the protein is encoded by the coding sequence ATGAGGATCGTGATCGTCACCCACTGTTTCAAGGCTAGCGATGGTCAGGGACGCGTCAACGCCGAGGTGGCGCGCGCCGCCGCCCTCGCCGGCCACCAGGTCCATCTGATCGCTGATGAAGTCGCGCCGGACCTGGTCGAGGCGCCGGGAATCACCTGGACGCGTGCGACGCACGGTCCGTTGCCGACCGCCCTGCTGAAGTACGCCTGGTTCTGGGCCTCGTCCGGACTCGCCTTGCGCAAGGTGAGGAAGGGGGCGGACGTCGTGGTCGTCAACGGCTCGGTCACCGCGGGACGCAGCGACCTCAATGCCGTTCACTTCGTGCACGGGGGATGGCGGGCGTCGCGGCATTACCGGACCGCCGGCGGCCTCAAGGGTCTCTACCAGACGCTTCTCGGCCGGTTGAACATCATCAGCGAGCGGAGGGCGTTCGACCGATCCCGTCTGCTGACCGCGGTTTCACCGGCCGTGGCCGAGGAAATCCGGCGGGTCCGTCCGTCTGCTTCGATCGAGATCATCCCCAACGGGGTGGATTGCCAGGAATTCCATCCGCGCGACGCCGGCGAGGTTCGGCCGAAGGAGGCTGTGATCCTGTTCGCGGGCGACATCCGAACCTCACGCAAGAACCTGGACACCGTCCTGCAGGCGCTCACCCGCCTTCCCGGCGCTCGACTTCACGTCGCCGGCGACACCACCGGCAGCCCCTATCCTGAAATGGCTCGGTCGCTGGGCCTGCAGGACAGGGTTCGATTCCTGGGTCAACGCGGCGACATGGCAGACGTCATGCGCGACGCTGACCTGTTCGTCTTTCCCTCGCGTTACGAACCGTTCGGCCTGGTCATTCTAGAAGCCTTGGCGACGGGCCTGCCAGTGGTGACCACCGTGGCGGCCGGCGCGGCAGAACTGGTCCGCGATGCGGACGGCGTCGTTCTGCAAGATCCGGACGACGTCGAAGCACTCGCCCGCGAAACGGGGGTGCTGCTGGCCGATGCCGCACGGATGGCGCGGGCAGGCCTAGCGGGACGACGGATCGCCGTCGAGCACAGCTGGGACCGGATGGCCCGTCGCTACATCGACGCTTTCGAACGCCTCGCCCCGACGACGAGCACGGCATCATGA
- a CDS encoding glycosyltransferase family 4 protein, with translation MKTLHLGLEWFPERAGGLPRYFHDVMRAAPPHFGFEGLVLGSERIAEETGGRVEAFARSEDGFPTKMSGLRRTMRRRLAATDPDVVVSHFALFALPVLDMINRPHVVHFQGPWAAESAVEGQDSLRVRIKRMVETAVYRRAGSAIVLSEAFATILTRDYGVAPERIQVIPGGVDVVRFDVPQTRSQARDHLRWPNDRPILLAVRRLVRRMGLDVLIEAMAAVVRMHPDALLLIAGRGPMAKDLQTLIDERGLGDHVRLLGFVPDDDLPIAYRAADLSVVPTQALEGFGLIAVESLAAGTPAAVTPVGGLPEIVGPLSPDLVFENASAAGIADGILRLLQPGGAPTASACRAHAAGFDWGVIIQRLAVAYGASR, from the coding sequence ATGAAGACCCTCCACCTCGGCCTCGAGTGGTTTCCGGAGCGGGCGGGCGGACTGCCGCGCTATTTCCACGATGTGATGCGCGCCGCCCCGCCCCATTTCGGGTTCGAAGGATTGGTGCTCGGCTCGGAGCGGATCGCCGAAGAGACCGGCGGGCGGGTCGAAGCGTTCGCCCGCTCCGAGGACGGCTTCCCGACCAAGATGTCAGGCCTGCGCCGCACGATGCGACGGCGGCTGGCGGCGACCGATCCCGATGTCGTGGTGTCGCACTTCGCCCTGTTCGCCCTGCCCGTGCTGGACATGATCAACCGGCCCCACGTCGTTCATTTTCAAGGACCCTGGGCGGCCGAAAGCGCGGTGGAAGGTCAGGACAGCCTGCGGGTGAGGATCAAGCGGATGGTGGAGACGGCCGTCTACCGCCGCGCCGGGAGCGCCATCGTCCTGTCGGAGGCCTTCGCTACGATCCTGACGCGCGACTACGGCGTCGCCCCGGAGCGCATTCAGGTGATCCCGGGCGGTGTGGACGTTGTCCGGTTCGACGTCCCACAGACACGATCGCAGGCGCGCGACCATCTGCGCTGGCCAAATGACAGGCCGATCCTGCTGGCTGTGCGGCGGCTGGTGCGCCGCATGGGCCTGGATGTGCTGATCGAAGCCATGGCCGCCGTGGTGCGGATGCATCCGGATGCGCTGCTGCTGATCGCGGGACGCGGCCCCATGGCCAAGGACCTGCAGACGCTGATCGATGAGAGGGGGCTGGGCGACCATGTCCGGCTTCTGGGCTTCGTGCCGGACGATGATCTGCCCATCGCCTACCGGGCGGCGGATCTCAGCGTCGTTCCGACCCAGGCGCTGGAGGGGTTCGGACTGATCGCCGTGGAGTCCCTCGCCGCCGGAACGCCGGCCGCCGTCACGCCCGTCGGCGGATTGCCCGAGATCGTGGGGCCGCTCTCGCCCGATCTGGTATTCGAAAACGCGTCAGCCGCAGGCATCGCCGACGGTATTCTGCGACTGCTTCAACCCGGCGGCGCGCCAACGGCGTCGGCCTGTCGCGCGCACGCCGCAGGCTTCGACTGGGGCGTGATCATACAGCGCCTGGCCGTCGCCTACGGAGCCTCGAGATGA
- a CDS encoding glycosyltransferase family 4 protein has product MSKQHRVMFLLRRLDLNDGVSSHLDTLCGELASRGHAAMILSGPVSGQETMAERLERLRSATERIDAVNSHGLFRSLLPAGLKAARAFKPTVIHAHGLSASALGRVLSWISGAPLVTTSHVLIDQPRRSQRVKAGLLARMMPSDRMIAISSALQSYFADTLGVRSSRIDLIPNGIRSDDYTIPTPSQRSAAREAFGLTAEALVCVLPGRLDRTKGHHIAVEAIRRLGKERPVVCLFPGSGDGADEIIRHALVTDRDRERFRFLGQLPNLRAVFQAADVLLLPSHNEGFALVVVEAMLSGCVPVRTPSAGASDQIEDGVGGFIVPFADPTALADRIERLFDPDLRHRLADAAHARARREFTADVMTVRTLRTYDMAIVAGAGR; this is encoded by the coding sequence ATGAGCAAGCAGCATCGGGTGATGTTCCTGCTCAGGCGGCTCGACCTCAACGACGGGGTGAGTTCGCATCTGGATACCTTATGCGGGGAACTGGCCAGCCGGGGGCACGCCGCGATGATCCTGTCGGGGCCAGTTTCGGGTCAGGAGACGATGGCCGAGCGTTTGGAGCGCCTGCGGTCGGCGACCGAGCGGATCGACGCCGTTAACTCTCATGGTCTGTTTCGCTCGCTGCTGCCCGCTGGGCTGAAAGCCGCGCGAGCGTTCAAGCCGACCGTGATCCACGCCCACGGACTGTCGGCTTCGGCGCTTGGGCGCGTCCTGTCCTGGATCAGCGGCGCGCCGCTGGTCACGACCAGCCATGTCCTGATCGACCAACCGAGGCGAAGCCAGCGGGTCAAGGCCGGGTTGCTGGCGAGGATGATGCCAAGCGACCGGATGATCGCGATATCGTCAGCCCTGCAATCCTATTTCGCCGACACCCTCGGGGTCCGCTCCTCGAGAATCGACCTGATCCCGAACGGCATCCGCAGCGACGACTACACGATTCCGACGCCATCCCAGCGCAGCGCTGCACGCGAAGCTTTCGGCCTGACGGCCGAGGCTCTGGTCTGCGTGCTGCCCGGCCGTCTCGACAGGACCAAGGGCCATCACATCGCCGTCGAGGCCATCCGCCGTCTGGGCAAGGAACGACCCGTCGTCTGCCTTTTCCCCGGCTCCGGCGACGGGGCGGACGAGATCATCCGCCATGCTCTTGTCACTGACAGGGACCGCGAGCGCTTTCGCTTCCTTGGCCAACTCCCCAACCTGCGCGCGGTTTTCCAGGCGGCGGACGTCTTGCTTCTGCCTAGCCACAACGAGGGCTTTGCGCTGGTCGTCGTCGAAGCGATGCTGTCCGGCTGCGTGCCGGTTCGCACCCCTTCCGCAGGGGCGTCCGATCAGATCGAGGATGGGGTCGGGGGCTTCATCGTGCCTTTCGCCGACCCGACGGCATTGGCGGATCGCATCGAGCGACTGTTCGATCCGGACCTTCGACATCGTTTGGCGGACGCGGCCCACGCCAGGGCGCGCAGAGAGTTCACCGCCGATGTCATGACCGTCCGCACGCTTCGGACCTACGACATGGCCATCGTGGCGGGAGCCGGGAGATGA